Proteins found in one Planctomycetia bacterium genomic segment:
- a CDS encoding NADH-dependent dehydrogenase, with amino-acid sequence MTKQGSRGRKGISRRACLSRSAAAAATFTIVPRHVLGGPEHTPPSEEIRGALIGCGGQGRQSFGNLGKDVKMVAQCDVRFRDKADDKEFYTDFRRVLERDDIDVVAIATHPGWHALISIAAMESGKDVVCEKPMCRFISEGRAVAAAEKRYGRVFQIERKGDVRTTARKIFANGLLKQCDSVLITRGGFKLAQWSGRTMYPVQPVPANLDWDMYCGPAPLRPFNPNRNGGSHRGYWDYDGGGLGDMATHHIHTPALAYGRDLTHPVEIIPYAPPVHPEAAGMWGWCELKYADGFTWVLASGEWGPEYDRLQPRHTDDAYFLEKLGEEGRRQLKELPELAPLPMFAEAIRTRQPTGSNAERSHHVAAVFHLANCAFRCGRPLKFDPVTEQIVGDEEANRLVNQPMRSPWRL; translated from the coding sequence ATGACGAAGCAGGGTTCCCGCGGGCGGAAGGGTATCTCGCGTCGTGCCTGTCTGTCCCGATCGGCGGCGGCTGCCGCGACGTTCACGATCGTGCCTCGGCACGTACTCGGTGGGCCCGAGCACACGCCCCCGAGCGAGGAGATTCGCGGGGCGCTGATCGGATGCGGAGGGCAGGGGCGGCAATCCTTCGGGAATCTCGGCAAGGACGTGAAGATGGTCGCCCAGTGCGACGTGAGATTCAGGGACAAGGCCGACGACAAGGAGTTCTACACCGACTTTCGCAGGGTCTTGGAGCGGGATGATATCGACGTCGTCGCCATCGCCACGCACCCCGGCTGGCACGCCCTGATCTCGATCGCGGCAATGGAGTCGGGCAAGGACGTGGTCTGTGAAAAACCGATGTGCCGGTTCATCTCCGAGGGGCGGGCCGTCGCCGCGGCCGAGAAGCGGTACGGCCGCGTCTTCCAGATCGAAAGGAAGGGCGACGTTCGGACCACGGCACGGAAGATTTTTGCAAACGGCCTCCTCAAGCAGTGCGACAGCGTCCTGATCACCCGCGGCGGATTCAAGCTCGCCCAGTGGAGCGGCAGGACCATGTACCCGGTCCAGCCGGTGCCGGCGAACCTCGACTGGGACATGTACTGCGGCCCCGCGCCCCTGCGGCCGTTCAATCCAAACCGGAACGGTGGTTCGCACCGTGGCTACTGGGACTACGACGGCGGCGGCCTTGGCGACATGGCGACGCATCACATCCACACCCCCGCCCTGGCGTACGGCCGCGACCTGACCCATCCAGTCGAGATCATCCCCTACGCTCCACCCGTTCATCCCGAGGCAGCCGGCATGTGGGGTTGGTGCGAACTGAAGTACGCCGACGGGTTTACGTGGGTGCTCGCCAGCGGGGAGTGGGGGCCGGAGTACGACCGGCTTCAGCCGCGGCACACCGACGACGCGTACTTCCTCGAGAAGCTCGGCGAGGAGGGGCGTCGACAACTGAAGGAACTGCCCGAGTTGGCTCCGCTGCCGATGTTCGCCGAGGCGATCCGCACCCGCCAGCCGACCGGCAGCAATGCGGAGCGGTCTCACCACGTGGCGGCGGTGTTCCACCTTGCCAACTGCGCGTTCCGCTGCGGCCGGCCGCTGAAGTTCGATCCGGTCACGGAGCAGATCGTCGGCGACGAGGAGGCCAACCGCCTCGTCAATCAGCCGATGCGATCGCCGTGGCGGCTCTGA
- a CDS encoding polyketide synthase, producing MAIVIDQPAAATDTGAAVIAIRRLLDGIRREARKWIWIESLAWLVIGSAAVFWGSLAFDWSVEPPGWVRGIVGAAALCGLGWIVTTKLVARLAVPLADESLAIAVERGHPGFRDSLSTTIALAAADQAGIDGRLLARTAAEAAALLGDVDVARIFRRRRLVSLALLAGLAAATVGLLVAVRPAIGMTWAQRMLRLSPAPWPRRVTLEVEGFRDGSRTVARGADVELVVHARGSDRPPAEVDVRLAGPGGWTTARMGTRGAVVGGVQTFVHVLKNVSRDVALEIRGGDARMRDLRLRAVDPPAVDGLAIRCVLPAYLGGGSRELRAARTIPIPRGSRVEIECTATKPLRSARIVQRSSAGGASRSTNTASVGADEPAADIPLATLDSAPPGTRTISGTLDEVLADTAVLVRLEDTDGLVNRDGVAFTLVAVADEPPRVGLRLVGGPTALTPRGRIMVEGAISDDHGLAAAAILLRSAVAPAADAARASQPIDRVRGGETRVDIAADEPLAVPIDSLRLGTGGRLLVAIEARDGCTLAGGPNIGTSDPWTLDIVTPDELRALLEAREILLRRRLEGAIDDVTRARERLGSQQADGAELAISTVTRCGEAALRAAGETGEIAGAFRGIGLELANNFLLSPDLDARVVGGIARPLAGIAAADLPDLAKACRQAPGGPAPDPLAVGRQADAVIARMRQVLATMLEAESINEIIERLRGVLRTQEQIRAETIETQKRQAREALERP from the coding sequence ATGGCAATCGTCATCGACCAGCCCGCCGCCGCGACCGACACCGGGGCCGCCGTGATCGCCATCCGCCGGCTGCTGGACGGCATACGCCGCGAGGCCCGGAAGTGGATCTGGATCGAGTCGCTCGCCTGGCTCGTGATCGGCTCGGCCGCGGTCTTCTGGGGATCGCTCGCCTTCGACTGGAGCGTCGAGCCCCCGGGCTGGGTGCGCGGCATCGTCGGCGCCGCGGCCCTCTGCGGACTGGGCTGGATCGTGACGACGAAGCTCGTCGCCCGGCTGGCCGTGCCGCTCGCCGACGAGTCGCTCGCCATCGCCGTCGAGCGCGGCCACCCCGGATTTCGCGACAGCCTCTCGACCACCATCGCGCTGGCGGCAGCCGATCAAGCGGGGATCGACGGCCGACTGCTCGCCCGGACGGCGGCCGAAGCCGCGGCGCTGCTCGGCGATGTCGATGTGGCGCGGATCTTCCGCCGCCGCCGGCTCGTGTCGCTGGCCTTGCTGGCCGGGCTCGCCGCCGCCACGGTCGGCCTCCTGGTGGCTGTCCGGCCCGCCATCGGCATGACCTGGGCGCAACGCATGCTCCGCCTCTCCCCCGCGCCGTGGCCGCGCCGGGTGACGCTCGAGGTGGAAGGGTTTCGGGACGGCAGCCGCACGGTGGCCCGGGGAGCCGACGTGGAGCTGGTCGTGCACGCCCGCGGCAGCGACCGGCCTCCCGCCGAGGTGGACGTCAGGCTGGCCGGGCCCGGCGGCTGGACGACTGCGCGGATGGGCACCCGCGGCGCCGTGGTCGGCGGCGTGCAGACGTTCGTCCACGTCCTCAAGAATGTCTCGCGCGACGTCGCACTGGAGATTCGCGGCGGCGATGCGCGGATGCGCGATCTGCGGCTGCGGGCGGTCGATCCGCCGGCGGTCGATGGGCTCGCCATCCGCTGCGTCCTTCCGGCCTACCTCGGCGGCGGCAGCCGTGAACTGCGGGCCGCCCGGACGATCCCGATCCCACGCGGGTCGCGGGTCGAGATCGAGTGCACGGCGACGAAGCCGCTGCGGTCGGCGCGGATCGTGCAGCGCTCGAGCGCTGGCGGGGCGTCACGTTCGACGAACACCGCGTCGGTGGGCGCGGACGAGCCCGCGGCGGACATCCCGCTGGCGACGCTCGACTCCGCCCCGCCGGGAACCCGCACGATCAGCGGCACGCTCGACGAGGTGCTCGCCGACACCGCGGTGCTGGTCAGGCTCGAGGACACTGACGGCCTCGTGAACCGGGATGGCGTCGCGTTCACCCTCGTGGCCGTCGCCGACGAGCCGCCGCGGGTCGGCCTGCGGCTCGTCGGTGGGCCGACGGCGCTGACCCCGCGGGGCCGGATCATGGTCGAGGGGGCGATCAGCGACGATCACGGGCTGGCCGCGGCCGCGATCCTGCTCCGGTCCGCCGTCGCTCCCGCTGCCGACGCCGCGCGGGCGTCGCAGCCGATCGACCGCGTGCGCGGCGGGGAGACGAGGGTCGACATCGCCGCCGACGAACCGCTGGCCGTGCCGATCGATTCCCTGCGACTCGGCACCGGCGGCCGGCTGCTCGTCGCGATCGAGGCCCGCGACGGCTGCACGCTCGCCGGCGGGCCGAACATCGGCACGAGCGACCCATGGACGCTGGACATCGTCACGCCCGACGAACTGCGGGCGCTGCTCGAGGCGCGGGAGATTCTCCTGCGCCGGCGGCTCGAGGGGGCGATCGACGACGTGACGCGGGCGCGGGAGCGGCTCGGCAGCCAGCAGGCGGACGGCGCGGAGTTGGCCATCTCCACGGTGACGCGCTGCGGAGAGGCAGCGCTGCGGGCCGCGGGGGAAACCGGCGAGATTGCCGGCGCGTTTCGCGGCATCGGGCTCGAACTAGCCAACAATTTCCTGCTTTCCCCGGACCTGGACGCGCGGGTCGTGGGCGGAATCGCCAGGCCGCTGGCGGGAATCGCCGCGGCGGACCTGCCGGACCTCGCCAAGGCCTGCCGCCAGGCCCCGGGAGGGCCGGCTCCCGACCCGCTGGCCGTCGGCCGGCAGGCCGACGCCGTGATCGCGCGGATGCGGCAGGTGCTGGCTACGATGTTGGAGGCGGAATCGATCAACGAGATCATCGAGCGGCTGCGCGGCGTGCTCCGGACGCAGGAACAGATCCGGGCCGAGACCATCGAAACGCAGAAGCGGCAGGCCCGCGAGGCACTGGAGCGACCATGA